A part of Rhopalosiphum maidis isolate BTI-1 chromosome 3, ASM367621v3, whole genome shotgun sequence genomic DNA contains:
- the LOC113558321 gene encoding uncharacterized protein LOC113558321, with translation MDNLIQVTPTKRNRRGKVVHSGQKQIVINIYKDLLKTEPDIKYDNLLNKISTKSGIGIGTIKRTIREYKSTGTLSSPVNKKNRPTVVDKVDDFDKNAIRQKSTHFGSDEKFRLYRKCYKLLKDLQFEYTKRNRNSALTEREDLILWRRKYIADIRRYRKEGKTIYFLDETWINAGDCSSRVWFDKTVKSHRDAFNRGLTTGSKNPIGRGKRLIVVHIGSTEGFVAGCLLCFESKKNTSDYHDEINGDTFFEWFCSVLPLLKDDSVIVMDNAPYHSVKKDHLPTPSWTKIKHQYDLFIIDEEAKKHNQIVLRLPPYHCELNPIELAWSVVKGHVKKNNTTYKLNDVRQLFNDGIKKVTPEMWSNFVSHTIKEEDKFWQLDFISDEMLEETQASTSHVLTITGETTSDSENSD, from the exons atggacAATCTCATTCAAGTGACACCCACAAAAAGGAATCGGAGAGGAAAG gtTGTTCATTCTGGCCAGAAACAAAtcgtcataaatatatacaaagatCTATTGAAAACAGAAcctgatataaaatatgataatttattgaacaaaatatcTACAAAAAGTGGTATTGGAATCGGAACAATTAAAAGGACTATCAGAGAATATAAGTCTACTGGCACACTATCCTCACCAGTTAATAAAAAGAACAGACCAACTGTAGTTGATAAAGTGGACGATTTCGACAAAAATGCAATTCGTCAAAAATCCACGCATTTTGGTTCAGACGAGAAATTCCGACTTTACCGAAAATGTTACAA GTTGTTGAAGGACTTGCAATTCGAATACACCAAAAGAAATAGAAACAGTGCTCTTACTGAAAGAGAGGATCTTATTTTATGGAGACGGAAATATATTGCTGACATACGACGTTATCGCAAAGAaggaaaaacaatttattttttggacgAGACGTGGATCAACGCCGGGGATTGTTCATCAAGAGTGTGGTTCGACAAAACTGTGAAATCACACAGAGATGCGTTTAACAGAGGCTTAACTACCGGGTCAAAGAATCCTATTGGAAGAGGCAAGCGGCTCATTGTTGTTCACATTGGGTCGACCGAGGGTTTCGTCGCAGGTTGTCTTTTGTGTTTTGAATccaaaaaaaacacatcagaCTACCACGACGAAATAAACGGCGATACATTTTTCGAATGGTTCTGTAGCGTTTTACCTTTATTAAAAGACGACTCGGTTATAGTGATGGATAACGCACCGTACCATTCGGTGAAAAAAGATCACCTACCGACCCCCTCATGGACGAAG ATCAAACATCAATACGACTTGTTTATTATTGACGAAGAGGCGAAAAAACACAATCAAATTGTATTGCGTTTACCACCGTACCATTGCGAACTTAATCCAATTGAGTTGGCATGGTCGGTGGTAAAAGGAcatgtcaaaaaaaataatacgacaTATAAATTGAACGACGTTCGTCAATTATTTAACGACGGTATAAAAAAGGTGACACCTGAAATGTGGTCCAATTTTGTGTCACATACGATTAAAGAAGAGGACAAATTTTGGCAGTTGGACTTCATTTCTGATGAGATGTTGGAAGAAACACAGGCATCGACATCGCACGTGTTAACTATAACCGGAGAGACGACTTCTGATTCAGAAAACAgtgattga
- the LOC113558322 gene encoding uncharacterized protein LOC113558322, with amino-acid sequence MPHSDKVDMLFIYWECQKNSRLAAQTYAQRYPDREHPVHSFFYNLERNLRTYGSFSKRVNNLQQRRGDALGEEVEENLLAYVRANPRSSTRHVGRELGISDTIVCKDGASAHNAHIVRDYLNAQFQNRWLGTYGPIEWPPRSSDLTPLDFFLWGHLKTIVYADPPINLQNLKDKITETCNRLTDEQITAATNKEFMRRAEACFVHGGEQFEQFIR; translated from the exons ATGCCTCATTCAGATAAAGTTGatatgttgtttatttattgggAGTGTCAAAAAAATTCACGTCTTGCGGCACAAACATATGCACAACGTTACCCAG ATAGAGAACATCCTGtccatagttttttttataacttagaaAGGAATCTAAGAACCTATGGATCATTTTCTAAAagggtaaataatttacaacaaagACGAGGTGATGCTTTAGGTGAAGAGGTCGAGGAAAACCTATTAGCCTATGTTCGAGCAAATCCCAGAAGTTCAACACGGCACGTTGGTAGAGAGCTTGGAATATCTGATACCATAGTTtgtaag gACGGTGCTTCAGCTCACAATGCTCACATAGTTCGCGACTATTTAAATGCACAATTTCAAAATCGATGGCTAGGAACTTACGGACCCATTGAGTGGCCACCACGATCATCTGACCTTACGCcactagatttttttttatggggaCACTTGAAAACAATAGTGTATGCTGATCCTCCTATAAatcttcaaaatttaaaagataagATAACAGAAACATGCAATCGACTGACTGATGAACAAATTACTGCTGCAacaaataaagaatttatGCGGCGCGCTGAAGCATGTTTTGTTCACGGCGGAGAACAGTTTGAACAATTTATtcgttag